The Zavarzinia compransoris sequence AACAGGTGCCGGCCCAGGTCGTCGTCGTTTCCAAGGCGGAGCGCGGCGCCCGCCTGGCCGCCGGGCGCCATGCCGCCCCGGCCAAGGCCGGCCGGCTGGATGTCTCGCCCGAGCTTTCGGCGGGCGAAGCCTTCGGCCGCATCGTGCAGGACTGCACCAGCCAGTGGCTGGCCAATGTCGAAGCCGTGCTCGACGGCCGCGACGTCGAGGGCGTGCACCAGATGCGGGTGGCGCTGCGGCGCCTGCGCTCCGGCTTCAAGCTGTTCCGGCCGATCGTCGGGGCGCAGCCGGCCAAGGACCTCTCGGACGAGGTGAAATGGCTGGCTTCGGCCCTGGGGCCGGCACGCGACTGGGATGTCTTCATCGGCGATGTCGCCGGGCCGGTGTTCGAGGCGCTGGGCCCCGACGCCCGCTTCGACCGCGTGCTGATGCAGGCGGAAAGCGAGCGGGCCCAGGGCTATGCCCTGGCCCGGCGCGCGATCGAGGATTCCCGCCATTGCCGTCTCGCCCTCTCGCTCGGCCGTTTCGTCGCCGCGCGCGAATGGGTGCAGGACGGCGACGAGGCGGCCCTGCATGCGCCTGTCGCCGATTTCGCCGCGAAAACCTTGAGCCAGCATTTCAAGCGCGTGCTGAAGCGCGGCCGCCATATCATGCAGTTGGAGGCGGAGGCGCTGCATGCGCTCCGCATCGAGATCAAGCGGCTGCGCTATGCGCTCGAATTCTTCGGCGGGCTGTTCGATGCCCGCGAGGTGCGGAAATTCCTCGACGGGCTGGCCGGCCTGCAGGATTTCCTCGGCGAATTGAACGACATGGATGTGGCGCACCGCCTGATCGTCACCCTGGGGCGGTCGGACTCCGGCCGCGCCTATGCCGAGGGGGCCTTGAGCGGCTTCTACGGCGCGTCGCTGGAGCGCAAGCGCAAGACCCTGAAGTCCCAATGGGCCGAGGTCCTGGTGCAGGAACGCTTCTGGAAAGAGTAGGCCCCCGGGCCTATTTCTTTTCCGCCGCATGGGCGGGCGGGCGGCGCTGGGGGTTCATCCAGTCTTCCAGCGCCTTCCACGCCCGGCTCAAGGCCCAGTTCAGGAACAGGTAGATCGCCGCGG is a genomic window containing:
- a CDS encoding CYTH and CHAD domain-containing protein, whose amino-acid sequence is MSAEIELKLAVAAEDLPRLRRLPVLARGNLGSVQNRTLKSTYFDTPERSLAAAKITLRVREDGRRRLHCVKVPVKSLAGLATRREWEVESRGLVPDFSVFPVGTVDTVLDTRTLGPDRIEAVFETDFRRTLRRLPLGTGGEVEVAVDEGVIRAPGKGEIPISELEFELKAGDPADLFALALAVAEQVPAQVVVVSKAERGARLAAGRHAAPAKAGRLDVSPELSAGEAFGRIVQDCTSQWLANVEAVLDGRDVEGVHQMRVALRRLRSGFKLFRPIVGAQPAKDLSDEVKWLASALGPARDWDVFIGDVAGPVFEALGPDARFDRVLMQAESERAQGYALARRAIEDSRHCRLALSLGRFVAAREWVQDGDEAALHAPVADFAAKTLSQHFKRVLKRGRHIMQLEAEALHALRIEIKRLRYALEFFGGLFDAREVRKFLDGLAGLQDFLGELNDMDVAHRLIVTLGRSDSGRAYAEGALSGFYGASLERKRKTLKSQWAEVLVQERFWKE